From Neisseria musculi, the proteins below share one genomic window:
- a CDS encoding lytic transglycosylase domain-containing protein, producing the protein MNKLIWAVTAALFLPTLAEAGQRERVESCLKGRKQTPSCRNMLANYWKHESVIERGACLEGVDPRLMKSLIAYESMYDNKAVSPVSATGLTQVMPATAMSEFGLNRSRLYHPETSVRAGTRYLNKMHRQFGRLDLALAAYNAGPGKVKQAGNRIPNIGETKAYLNNVTALYSAFKQKFPGQQCVGQTAKAAATTPVQTASNGGRVTLPSKLTFGSYGAAKQKQAAVHTTQPVSRNNGGQRISQPGGTRFGRENSRMGSVSGNGIYSN; encoded by the coding sequence ATGAACAAACTGATTTGGGCAGTTACTGCCGCCCTATTCCTCCCGACTTTAGCGGAGGCAGGCCAGCGCGAGCGGGTCGAAAGTTGTCTGAAAGGCCGTAAGCAGACCCCATCCTGTCGCAACATGCTCGCGAACTATTGGAAGCACGAATCGGTAATCGAGCGCGGAGCCTGTTTGGAGGGTGTGGATCCGAGGCTGATGAAGTCATTGATTGCTTATGAAAGCATGTACGACAACAAGGCCGTTTCCCCCGTCAGTGCCACCGGACTGACCCAGGTAATGCCGGCAACCGCCATGAGCGAGTTCGGCCTAAACCGAAGCCGCCTGTACCACCCTGAAACGTCGGTACGCGCCGGGACACGCTATCTGAACAAAATGCACAGACAGTTCGGCCGCCTGGATTTGGCCTTGGCGGCTTACAACGCAGGCCCGGGAAAGGTCAAACAAGCCGGTAACCGGATCCCCAATATCGGGGAAACAAAAGCTTATTTAAACAATGTAACGGCTTTATACTCAGCGTTCAAACAAAAGTTTCCAGGCCAACAGTGCGTTGGCCAAACAGCGAAAGCGGCAGCTACAACGCCTGTTCAGACAGCCTCAAACGGTGGCCGTGTTACCCTGCCCTCAAAACTGACATTTGGCAGCTACGGCGCAGCAAAGCAGAAACAGGCGGCTGTTCATACGACCCAGCCTGTTTCCCGCAATAATGGCGGCCAGCGGATTTCTCAGCCTGGTGGGACACGGTTTGGTAGGGAAAACAGCCGTATGGGATCTGTGTCAGGAAATGGAATTTACAGCAATTGA
- a CDS encoding CBASS cGAMP-activated phospholipase, translating to MNNKQDFKILSLSGGGYRGLYTVTVLHKLEKKLKEQDPKDCLANYFDLITGTSIGGIIALALAAEIPAEKIVKVFDEKGKHIFKKQSCGYFSKAKYSSAALRDILHDWFGDNLIGSLKHPVAIPAINFTAGKPVVFKTPHHPTFRMDWEQKIIDVALATSAAPTYFQRHTIGKSEYIDGGLFANSPSLIGLHEAEIFFQQPIEYIKILSIGTMSAKKTVNPKRNQGGLWDWGEGNPTKAPQNIMDITLSSQQLFMQQMVKHRIEDNLVIIDETLTHSSVPFVGLDETTEEAKKILVGNAEQSAKEALGKDNITAFLEEKVSRAKFFYGQWSNIEDENI from the coding sequence ATGAATAATAAACAAGATTTTAAAATATTATCTTTATCAGGCGGAGGCTATAGAGGATTATATACGGTAACGGTTTTACATAAACTAGAAAAAAAATTAAAAGAACAGGATCCTAAAGATTGTTTGGCAAATTATTTTGACCTGATAACCGGCACATCAATCGGCGGCATTATTGCACTGGCTCTTGCAGCCGAAATCCCAGCAGAGAAAATCGTTAAAGTATTTGATGAGAAAGGTAAGCATATATTTAAAAAACAGTCGTGCGGCTACTTTTCAAAAGCAAAATATAGTTCTGCTGCTTTGCGGGATATATTACACGATTGGTTCGGAGATAATCTGATAGGCAGTTTGAAACATCCTGTCGCCATTCCTGCTATCAACTTTACGGCCGGAAAGCCTGTCGTTTTCAAAACACCCCACCATCCCACGTTTAGAATGGACTGGGAACAAAAAATCATTGATGTAGCTTTGGCCACTTCGGCAGCTCCGACTTATTTTCAGAGACATACCATAGGGAAGAGCGAATATATCGATGGTGGGTTATTTGCGAACAGCCCTAGTCTGATTGGCTTGCATGAGGCCGAAATATTTTTTCAACAACCGATAGAATACATTAAAATTTTATCCATAGGCACCATGTCAGCCAAAAAAACTGTGAATCCAAAAAGAAATCAAGGAGGACTTTGGGACTGGGGGGAGGGAAACCCAACAAAAGCGCCTCAAAATATTATGGATATTACCTTAAGTTCCCAGCAATTGTTCATGCAACAGATGGTTAAACATCGTATTGAGGATAATTTGGTTATTATCGATGAGACTTTGACTCACAGTTCTGTTCCTTTTGTCGGATTGGATGAGACAACTGAAGAAGCTAAAAAAATACTTGTTGGCAATGCAGAACAATCTGCAAAAGAGGCTTTAGGTAAAGACAACATTACAGCTTTTCTAGAAGAAAAGGTTTCAAGGGCAAAGTTTTTCTACGGACAATGGAGCAACATTGAAGATGAGAATATCTAA
- a CDS encoding ThiF family adenylyltransferase, which yields MTNIRSKILKTLIPLGYKLVSITEISCNAYNTNRDYPLFFKKKIDVGNTSIEFLLNFSDFSLLSFPSVYLSSGQLDRLQMQFSHIKQPIPHLTLSSILYINEKLFSICYQLDNESVVPRTDLKKLVALVEQYLYTFFSKLVDKEKYVEEYTVDFGGVIIGLVNATNPEVKQWPLIKCKPKFLFDGIKEIFILEISEDKKPDFTGLLNSSNKVTIKQLFDCIEKWDMKAYQILMQYLKKKQPLNNLVISWKNFLAGISFEWPREEGKGLNCESNKILLQKPVEFHNIILVDFKSSVLRNLPTKFNQGLLNKKVFQVGLGAVGGYVADALVKIGAGLEKKFTIVDDDTLKIENIGRHLLGFEYLDYHYKAAAFKAYIQKQTFYKAKHIETDNRNINNYSSDDFQRNKFDLIIDATGSIEVQEYINEVVQSIPISERPIILHLWVFGNGECVQGLWVQPSQQHPFKACIACLGSSGSGLHPDYIPVADLSPEQGVGVCSAYIPYAVSCGMMAASLGVNMILEWCETGKVVNNYQTRYSSHYHGKQIPDFSVPVNPLCPFYGVEHE from the coding sequence ATGACCAATATTCGAAGCAAAATTCTTAAAACCCTCATACCACTTGGCTACAAGCTAGTCTCGATAACTGAAATATCCTGTAACGCTTATAATACAAATCGAGACTATCCATTATTTTTCAAAAAGAAAATTGATGTTGGGAATACTTCAATAGAGTTCTTACTTAATTTTAGCGATTTCTCGTTATTAAGTTTCCCATCAGTCTATCTTTCGTCTGGACAACTGGACAGATTACAGATGCAGTTTTCTCATATAAAGCAACCAATACCTCATTTAACCCTTAGCTCTATACTTTATATCAATGAAAAACTCTTTTCCATTTGTTACCAATTGGATAATGAGTCAGTTGTTCCACGAACTGATTTAAAAAAACTTGTTGCTCTCGTGGAGCAATATTTGTACACATTTTTCTCTAAATTGGTTGATAAAGAAAAATATGTTGAGGAATATACAGTCGACTTCGGCGGTGTAATTATTGGACTTGTTAATGCAACCAATCCTGAAGTGAAACAATGGCCACTTATAAAATGCAAGCCAAAATTCCTATTTGACGGTATAAAAGAAATTTTTATTTTAGAAATCAGCGAAGATAAAAAGCCCGACTTCACCGGTCTTCTTAATAGCTCCAATAAAGTAACTATCAAGCAATTATTTGATTGCATCGAAAAATGGGATATGAAAGCTTACCAGATATTGATGCAATATTTAAAAAAGAAACAACCATTGAATAACCTGGTTATTTCATGGAAAAATTTCCTTGCCGGAATTTCTTTTGAGTGGCCGAGAGAAGAAGGCAAGGGTTTGAACTGTGAAAGTAACAAAATTCTTCTACAAAAACCGGTCGAATTTCACAATATTATACTTGTGGATTTCAAATCCAGTGTTTTACGCAATCTGCCAACTAAATTTAATCAAGGATTGTTGAATAAAAAGGTTTTTCAAGTCGGACTGGGAGCAGTAGGCGGCTATGTGGCAGATGCCCTAGTTAAGATTGGGGCCGGATTGGAAAAAAAATTTACCATAGTAGATGATGATACTTTGAAAATTGAAAATATCGGAAGGCACCTATTGGGCTTTGAATATTTAGACTATCACTATAAAGCTGCGGCTTTTAAAGCATATATTCAAAAACAAACTTTTTATAAAGCAAAGCATATTGAAACAGACAATCGTAATATTAATAACTATTCGTCAGACGATTTTCAAAGAAATAAGTTCGACCTAATTATCGATGCCACAGGCAGTATCGAAGTTCAAGAGTATATCAATGAAGTAGTTCAAAGCATTCCTATATCCGAGCGGCCAATCATTCTTCATTTGTGGGTATTCGGTAACGGAGAATGTGTTCAAGGCTTATGGGTACAACCGAGCCAGCAACATCCGTTTAAAGCTTGTATTGCCTGCCTTGGCTCATCTGGTTCAGGTCTTCATCCCGACTATATCCCTGTAGCCGATCTCTCCCCAGAACAAGGCGTAGGTGTGTGTTCTGCTTACATTCCTTATGCGGTTTCGTGTGGGATGATGGCAGCTTCATTGGGTGTCAATATGATTTTAGAATGGTGTGAAACGGGAAAAGTCGTTAACAACTATCAAACTAGATACAGTTCGCATTATCATGGAAAACAAATTCCAGATTTCTCTGTCCCAGTCAATCCCCTATGTCCTTTTTATGGAGTAGAACATGAATAA
- a CDS encoding Mov34/MPN/PAD-1 family protein, which translates to MEFLEWVAVDCDFTVRIDMSVLNQLAAFRQTLSGNEPESLGLLVGLVWPTAFWVKAATVPTPFDELNRFWCIRTEKSAEFNFHTLKRLNRQSNHQLHYLGEWHTHPQIQPTPSLTDHINWRMLPENRYFGQDTRLFVILGTESCSRDWLNIQINGTFFDLVVKNDQYSKQNS; encoded by the coding sequence ATGGAATTTCTCGAATGGGTAGCGGTTGACTGTGATTTTACAGTACGGATTGATATGTCTGTATTGAACCAGTTGGCGGCCTTCCGCCAAACCCTATCCGGTAATGAACCGGAATCCTTGGGGTTGTTGGTAGGACTGGTTTGGCCGACTGCTTTTTGGGTAAAAGCTGCTACTGTTCCTACACCTTTTGACGAACTCAATCGCTTCTGGTGTATAAGAACGGAGAAGTCGGCAGAATTTAACTTCCATACTCTGAAACGGTTGAATCGACAATCAAACCATCAGCTGCATTATTTGGGGGAGTGGCATACACACCCCCAAATACAGCCAACACCATCTTTAACCGATCATATTAATTGGAGAATGCTTCCCGAAAACAGATATTTCGGTCAAGATACTCGTTTGTTTGTAATATTGGGAACGGAGAGCTGTTCAAGAGATTGGTTGAATATCCAAATAAACGGTACTTTCTTTGATCTGGTAGTGAAAAATGACCAATATTCGAAGCAAAATTCTTAA
- a CDS encoding CBASS cGAMP synthase, giving the protein MSENYNNLHRIFTARRIGFKYRIHPTDTDFKALNEAKTKVRACLKSKMKEYLESQGIQNIVPKFRVQGSWAYGTCNLPARPDQEMDVDYGIYLPVSAFTSFNSKSESTQAKDYFAQAEKFLEELCQSEEWELDTSKSTCIRIKIKPNAHMDVPLYAVPDNMFDSLVERNTLMLAAEAAKYDSASNRVMLNEWYTQDYQLSSIDFAEDSFESLENKNITTIHMAKRDGSWQSSDCEIIREWFSNKLEMQPDNGKQLRSICRYLKAWRDWIFESGAPSSILLMIIACKHYSYNESRDDLALADVLEKLPEALANDVYESIKEHENEDFNRMNPNEREYARKRADDLYNHFLSSLLSTDKEEIINYMDGQWGDRIPRDTGLIEIPRREDVFDTTPLVQSIITSQTPLRQG; this is encoded by the coding sequence ATGTCGGAAAACTACAACAACCTTCACCGTATCTTCACAGCAAGACGTATTGGCTTTAAGTACCGCATTCATCCGACTGATACTGATTTTAAAGCATTAAATGAAGCAAAAACAAAAGTCAGAGCTTGTCTGAAATCTAAAATGAAAGAATATTTGGAAAGCCAGGGGATACAGAACATCGTCCCCAAATTCCGAGTGCAAGGGTCTTGGGCTTATGGCACATGCAACCTGCCTGCAAGACCCGATCAAGAGATGGATGTTGATTATGGTATCTATCTTCCCGTTAGTGCATTTACCAGCTTTAATTCGAAAAGTGAAAGCACTCAGGCAAAAGATTATTTTGCTCAAGCGGAAAAATTCTTGGAAGAATTGTGCCAAAGTGAAGAATGGGAATTAGACACAAGCAAATCAACCTGTATTCGGATAAAAATTAAACCGAATGCCCATATGGATGTACCTCTGTATGCAGTTCCCGATAATATGTTTGATTCTTTGGTCGAGAGAAATACTCTAATGTTGGCTGCCGAGGCTGCTAAATACGACTCTGCTTCAAACAGAGTTATGTTGAACGAGTGGTACACACAAGATTATCAACTAAGCTCGATTGATTTTGCTGAAGATTCTTTCGAGTCACTCGAAAATAAAAATATCACAACTATCCATATGGCCAAGCGGGATGGAAGCTGGCAGTCCAGTGATTGTGAAATTATCCGGGAGTGGTTTTCCAATAAATTGGAAATGCAACCTGATAATGGAAAACAGTTACGTAGTATTTGTCGATATCTGAAAGCGTGGCGGGATTGGATTTTTGAATCGGGTGCACCAAGTTCCATTTTGTTGATGATTATTGCTTGTAAGCATTATTCATATAATGAAAGTCGTGATGACTTAGCTTTAGCCGATGTTTTAGAGAAGTTGCCGGAAGCATTGGCCAATGATGTATACGAAAGCATAAAGGAACATGAAAACGAAGATTTCAACCGCATGAATCCGAACGAACGGGAATATGCTAGAAAGCGAGCAGATGACCTATATAACCATTTTTTAAGCAGTTTGTTGAGTACTGACAAAGAAGAAATCATTAACTATATGGATGGGCAATGGGGCGACAGAATACCGAGAGACACCGGTTTAATTGAAATACCCCGGAGAGAAGACGTTTTCGATACCACTCCATTGGTTCAAAGTATCATAACTTCACAAACACCACTACGGCAAGGATAA
- a CDS encoding SprT-like domain-containing protein — protein MNAKPTMQMYTFVQDAYDFFNDRLFNGQLPACLLTLQRDSNVMGYFSSNRWQQGSGKTQVHEIALNPSFFITHRPLELMQTLVHEMVHLWQHEFGKPSQRTYHNKEWADKMESIGLMPSSTGEPGGKRTGQKMSDYPIKNGAFYLQCVVFSQMGYKLPFYDRYAKTESCQIRNNSTQVEEAITELAGAIYSAIQHQETEQGISTPIADNVVTDDPETENPEADVEADTDAYVAAEISLMQPFSEQFDIDVAELTESREKEASAKRKTAYVCQCCGDRAWGKPTLDLWCGKCKIAFVKVNDAIPDFSDVGN, from the coding sequence ATGAACGCCAAACCCACCATGCAAATGTACACATTCGTGCAGGATGCTTACGATTTTTTCAATGACCGTTTATTCAACGGCCAACTTCCGGCTTGCTTGCTCACGTTGCAGCGTGACAGCAATGTGATGGGTTATTTTTCAAGCAACCGATGGCAGCAGGGCAGCGGTAAAACACAGGTTCATGAAATCGCGCTTAATCCGTCTTTTTTCATTACCCATCGCCCGTTGGAATTGATGCAAACGCTAGTGCATGAAATGGTGCACCTATGGCAGCACGAGTTCGGCAAACCAAGCCAACGGACTTACCACAACAAAGAATGGGCGGACAAGATGGAATCAATCGGCTTGATGCCCAGCAGCACGGGGGAACCCGGTGGTAAGCGCACCGGGCAAAAGATGAGCGACTACCCTATTAAAAACGGGGCGTTCTATCTCCAATGCGTAGTCTTCTCCCAAATGGGCTATAAACTGCCATTCTATGACCGTTATGCCAAAACAGAGTCTTGTCAAATAAGGAACAACAGCACGCAGGTGGAAGAAGCGATTACAGAGCTTGCTGGGGCTATTTATAGCGCTATACAGCATCAGGAGACAGAGCAGGGCATTTCAACACCGATAGCCGATAATGTTGTAACCGATGATCCAGAAACAGAAAACCCAGAGGCCGACGTAGAAGCTGATACCGATGCCTATGTCGCAGCCGAGATTTCGCTGATGCAGCCTTTTTCGGAGCAATTTGATATTGATGTTGCAGAACTCACAGAGAGCCGCGAAAAAGAAGCATCGGCCAAACGTAAAACCGCTTATGTTTGCCAATGCTGTGGTGACAGAGCATGGGGAAAGCCCACGCTGGATCTATGGTGTGGCAAATGCAAGATTGCTTTTGTCAAAGTGAATGATGCAATTCCAGATTTTTCCGATGTGGGAAATTGA
- a CDS encoding DUF5131 family protein, with protein sequence MANTSKIEWTERTWNPAVGCTKVSPGCKNCYAETMACRLKAMGTPGYEDGFKLKILPARLDEPLKRKTPTTYFVNSMSDLFHEDIPFEFIERVISTIEQADWHTFQILTKRADRMEQFFINRAVPKNAWLGVTVEDKKYGVPRIDNLRRIKAAIRFLSVEPLLEDIGRINLTDIHWVIVGGESGSRARPMSIEWVENVRLQCETADVAFFFKQWGGWGADGKKRAKKANGRELNGRTWDEMPLVQIPS encoded by the coding sequence ATGGCGAACACAAGTAAAATCGAGTGGACCGAAAGAACGTGGAATCCGGCGGTTGGCTGCACGAAGGTTTCACCGGGGTGCAAAAACTGTTATGCGGAAACCATGGCTTGCCGTTTGAAAGCGATGGGCACACCTGGCTACGAAGACGGTTTCAAGCTCAAGATTTTGCCGGCCCGCTTGGATGAGCCGTTAAAGCGTAAAACACCGACTACCTATTTCGTCAACTCCATGTCGGATCTGTTCCATGAAGACATTCCATTTGAGTTTATAGAGCGGGTGATTTCAACCATTGAGCAGGCTGATTGGCATACATTCCAGATACTGACCAAACGTGCCGACCGGATGGAGCAGTTTTTTATAAACCGAGCGGTTCCGAAAAATGCGTGGCTGGGAGTAACTGTAGAGGATAAAAAATATGGAGTGCCTCGAATCGACAACCTGCGTCGCATCAAGGCAGCGATCCGTTTCTTATCAGTTGAACCTCTCTTGGAAGACATAGGCAGGATTAATTTGACCGATATTCACTGGGTAATTGTTGGCGGGGAATCCGGTAGCCGGGCAAGACCAATGAGTATTGAATGGGTGGAGAATGTGCGTTTGCAATGCGAAACCGCCGATGTTGCCTTTTTCTTCAAGCAATGGGGTGGATGGGGAGCCGATGGAAAAAAACGTGCCAAGAAGGCCAACGGTAGAGAATTGAACGGTCGTACTTGGGATGAAATGCCTCTTGTGCAAATACCATCATAA
- a CDS encoding three-Cys-motif partner protein TcmP — MSYHHYDWKNGPAEIQQHSVAKLNVLEAYLIQYLKTLASLPQQDVFKLTLVDGFAGGGLYYHKDTQAEIHGSPLVCLQAVQTSEYLLNQGRTKPLVLDVDYFFVEENKNTYNHLLQTLKLKGYNPDTNNKIHTQHANFRDRIPSIVEFINKKNPRNGRSIFILDQYGYSDVPTDLIRNILNKLPSAEIILTFSIDSFINFASGSETTGDLLKKIGIQAPEIFNPIKLNELKQSDKNWRFFIQSALYEKLTTACGARFFTPFFIRNSGGHGDYWLIHMSQHYRARDVMTGVHWQYQNNFIHYGAAGLNMFNLVGYDPNRDDNFTGQSSFGFEFDDMAKAASINQLSEQVPVLIYAHDDGLSFGELFSLTCNGSPASSSIYKETIGKLIEEKEIQVVGADGTIRRNGRNIKNNDQILPPVQRSLFSL, encoded by the coding sequence ATGTCGTATCATCACTATGACTGGAAGAACGGCCCTGCCGAAATCCAGCAACACAGTGTGGCTAAATTAAACGTCTTGGAAGCGTATCTCATTCAATATCTTAAAACCTTGGCCAGCCTTCCCCAGCAAGATGTATTTAAACTCACTTTGGTGGACGGTTTTGCCGGAGGTGGTCTTTATTATCACAAAGATACTCAGGCGGAGATTCACGGATCACCATTGGTATGCCTTCAGGCCGTCCAAACCTCTGAATATCTGCTCAATCAAGGGCGCACTAAACCATTGGTGCTGGATGTGGACTATTTCTTTGTCGAAGAGAACAAAAATACTTACAATCATCTGCTTCAGACGCTCAAGCTCAAAGGGTATAATCCCGATACAAACAATAAAATTCATACCCAACACGCCAACTTTCGTGACCGCATTCCTTCCATTGTTGAGTTTATCAATAAGAAAAACCCCCGCAACGGTCGTTCTATTTTTATTTTGGATCAGTATGGGTATTCAGATGTTCCCACTGATTTGATCAGAAATATCCTGAACAAGCTGCCAAGTGCGGAAATCATTCTTACTTTCAGTATAGATTCCTTCATCAATTTTGCCAGCGGTTCGGAAACAACCGGGGATCTGTTGAAGAAAATCGGCATTCAGGCACCGGAGATATTCAACCCCATCAAGTTGAATGAGCTTAAACAGTCGGACAAGAACTGGCGTTTTTTCATACAGAGCGCACTATACGAAAAATTAACTACTGCTTGCGGAGCCAGGTTTTTTACCCCGTTTTTTATCCGCAATTCCGGAGGTCACGGGGACTATTGGTTAATCCATATGTCTCAGCACTATAGGGCGCGTGATGTCATGACCGGTGTCCATTGGCAATATCAAAATAACTTCATTCATTACGGCGCAGCCGGACTGAATATGTTTAACTTAGTGGGTTATGATCCAAATAGAGACGATAACTTTACCGGGCAGTCCTCATTTGGTTTTGAGTTTGATGATATGGCCAAAGCTGCAAGTATAAATCAGCTATCTGAGCAAGTTCCCGTGTTGATATATGCTCACGACGACGGGTTAAGTTTCGGCGAGCTGTTTTCGTTAACCTGCAACGGATCCCCGGCATCTTCGAGTATTTATAAAGAAACGATAGGTAAGCTCATTGAGGAAAAAGAAATCCAGGTAGTAGGTGCAGATGGAACAATCAGAAGAAACGGAAGAAATATCAAGAATAATGACCAAATCCTACCTCCGGTTCAGCGAAGTTTGTTCAGTCTTTAA
- a CDS encoding DNA methyltransferase — MPLLEWSDKQKAIRAAKQSPYRLLVENPEYSYSSASQPASQPASQPASQPASQPASQPASQPASQPASQPASQPASQPANYTKNNDLNQQFDGNIIIQGDNLDALKSLLPFYAGSIKCIFIDPPYNTQKAFTHYDDGLEHSIWLNMMYPRLELLHEMLAEDGSIWITIDDREAHYLKVMCDEIFGRDNFIANFVWNHRKSVQSDIIVSSAHNHILAYAKSKETVGFKRLELVDAEKYSNPDNDPRGAWYPTPFDAPEVRVNLEYPIENPNTNKIYYPPQGRHWRTTQEEYLKAFADNRIIFGKTGKSRPQMKRFLYEAESKGSSVKTWWDDTGTATEGTKELQKLNLNFDTPKPEKLIEKILRISTEPCDIVLDSFAGSGTTAAVAHKMNRRYIGIDIGDHAKTHIVPRLRQVIDGEQGGVSKSVGWNGGGSFRFYELGEHIFNHYGDINEQVSFDGLAAFIWFHITHRPLSVSDGLKPNTPLIGVHEGTAYYLLYNGILGDKRPQGGNVLTRKVLSELPNLERFVSDGLKITVYGEACRLGGSTLEQKRIMFKQIPYHVTDK, encoded by the coding sequence ATGCCCTTACTTGAATGGTCTGACAAACAAAAAGCGATACGGGCTGCAAAGCAAAGCCCCTACCGCTTACTTGTTGAAAATCCTGAATATTCTTATAGCTCAGCCAGCCAGCCAGCCAGCCAGCCAGCCAGCCAGCCAGCCAGCCAGCCAGCCAGCCAGCCAGCCAGCCAGCCAGCCAGCCAGCCAGCCAGCCAGCCAGCCAGCCAGCCAGCCAGCCAGCCAGCCAGCCAGCCAGCCAATTATACCAAAAATAATGATTTAAATCAGCAATTTGATGGCAATATCATTATTCAAGGCGACAATCTTGATGCCTTGAAGTCTCTGCTGCCGTTTTACGCCGGCAGTATCAAATGTATCTTCATCGATCCCCCATACAACACCCAAAAAGCTTTCACTCATTACGACGACGGGCTGGAGCATAGTATCTGGCTGAATATGATGTATCCGCGTCTCGAGCTGCTGCATGAAATGCTGGCGGAAGACGGCAGTATCTGGATCACCATAGACGACCGCGAAGCGCATTATCTGAAAGTAATGTGCGACGAGATTTTCGGGCGAGATAATTTCATTGCCAATTTTGTTTGGAACCACCGTAAAAGCGTCCAAAGTGACATCATTGTCAGCTCTGCCCACAACCATATTTTGGCTTATGCAAAATCTAAAGAAACGGTCGGTTTTAAAAGATTGGAATTAGTTGACGCTGAGAAATATTCAAATCCCGATAATGACCCCCGTGGAGCATGGTACCCTACTCCGTTTGACGCTCCTGAAGTCCGGGTTAATTTGGAATATCCAATTGAAAACCCAAATACCAATAAAATTTATTATCCTCCACAAGGACGACATTGGCGAACAACTCAAGAAGAATATTTGAAAGCTTTTGCCGATAACAGAATCATATTCGGTAAAACAGGTAAATCCCGACCTCAGATGAAGCGTTTTCTCTATGAAGCAGAATCCAAAGGAAGTAGTGTTAAAACCTGGTGGGATGATACCGGCACGGCAACTGAGGGCACCAAAGAGCTTCAAAAGTTGAACCTTAATTTTGATACGCCCAAACCAGAGAAGTTGATTGAGAAAATTCTGCGGATAAGCACCGAACCTTGCGACATCGTTCTTGACAGTTTCGCAGGCTCGGGAACCACAGCCGCCGTCGCCCATAAAATGAACCGCCGCTATATCGGTATCGACATCGGAGATCACGCAAAAACCCACATCGTGCCCCGTCTGAGGCAGGTGATAGACGGTGAACAGGGTGGCGTTTCCAAGTCTGTCGGCTGGAACGGCGGCGGTTCGTTCCGCTTCTACGAATTGGGCGAACATATCTTCAACCACTACGGCGATATCAACGAACAGGTCAGCTTCGACGGTCTCGCTGCCTTTATCTGGTTTCATATTACCCATCGTCCGCTATCCGTTTCAGACGGCCTCAAACCGAACACACCGCTAATAGGTGTACACGAAGGCACGGCTTATTACCTGCTGTACAACGGCATTTTGGGTGATAAGCGGCCACAAGGAGGAAATGTGCTGACCCGCAAGGTGCTGTCTGAACTGCCCAACCTGGAGCGGTTTGTTTCAGACGGCCTCAAAATTACCGTGTACGGTGAAGCCTGCCGTTTGGGCGGCTCAACGCTCGAGCAAAAACGGATAATGTTCAAACAAATCCCGTACCACGTTACGGACAAGTAA